In the genome of Verrucomicrobiota bacterium, one region contains:
- a CDS encoding VCBS repeat-containing protein: MKERACRESLFLARKFLGSDFYVTNYGSNTWWLNRKDGTFANHTEASGVEESWLWSSSAAFLDFDRDGWLDLFEANGF; encoded by the coding sequence ATGAAGGAACGCGCATGTCGCGAATCCCTCTTTCTCGCGCGAAAATTTCTCGGCTCCGATTTCTACGTGACCAATTACGGATCGAACACCTGGTGGCTGAATCGCAAGGACGGCACCTTTGCCAATCACACCGAGGCCAGCGGCGTGGAGGAGTCTTGGTTGTGGAGCAGCAGCGCGGCGTTTCTGGATTTCGACCGCGACGGCTGGCTCGATTTGTTTGAAGCAAATGGATTTTGA
- a CDS encoding DUF1559 domain-containing protein — MHLPRKSIPIPSRPFAARLRPAFTLIELLVVIAIIAILAAMLLPALAAAKERARRSKCSNNLRQVGLAVQMYADDNNDNIPQHPPEGAWLWDVHRLTVEALISSGAGRETFYCPGFMPSVDSKDLWWYGGNAANVTATKRIIGYSWLGKRLNASSMDTRIHAGGKEFRTKVSTSTNVVESELIADAVLCVGSPPDFMNIPSGIHPSGKHRNPHLVSKRAAGGNILFLDGHVAWRKLIEMKERYNTDDRNVRFWF; from the coding sequence ATGCACCTGCCTCGTAAATCCATTCCGATTCCCTCCCGGCCTTTTGCGGCGCGGTTGCGGCCCGCTTTTACGCTGATTGAATTGCTGGTCGTGATCGCGATCATCGCCATTTTGGCGGCGATGTTGTTGCCGGCTTTGGCGGCAGCCAAGGAACGCGCCCGGCGCTCCAAATGCAGCAACAACCTCCGGCAGGTCGGACTGGCGGTGCAAATGTATGCCGACGACAACAACGACAACATTCCCCAACATCCCCCGGAAGGCGCCTGGTTGTGGGACGTGCATCGTTTGACCGTGGAAGCGTTGATTTCCTCGGGCGCGGGGCGGGAGACTTTTTACTGTCCAGGCTTCATGCCCTCGGTGGATTCCAAAGACCTGTGGTGGTATGGCGGCAATGCCGCCAACGTCACGGCCACCAAAAGGATCATTGGCTACTCCTGGTTGGGAAAGCGCCTCAACGCCTCCTCGATGGACACCCGGATCCACGCCGGGGGCAAGGAATTCCGGACCAAAGTCAGCACTTCCACCAATGTCGTCGAAAGCGAGTTAATCGCCGACGCGGTCTTGTGCGTGGGCAGCCCGCCGGACTTCATGAACATTCCCAGCGGCATTCATCCGAGCGGGAAACATCGGAATCCGCATCTTGTCAGCAAACGCGCGGCCGGCGGCAATATCCTCTTTCTGGACGGCCACGTCGCCTGGCGCAAGCTCATCGAGATGAAGGAACGCTACAACACCGACGACCGCAACGTGCGGTTCTGGTTTTAG